The window CGGTCCACCGGCTCGGACCAGTCGTGCAGGGCGAGGTTGAACGTCGCCCAGTGCACCGGTACGAGCAGCCCGCCGCGCAGGTCGAGGTGGGCGGCGACGGCCTCCTCGGGGAACATGTGGATGCTCGGCCAGGCCCGGTCGTACGCCCCGATCTGCACCAGCGTGACGTCGAACGGCCCGTGCCGCTCGCCGATCTCGGCGTAGCCGTCGAAGTAGCCGGAGTCGCCGGTGTAGAAGACCTTCCGGTGCGCGCCGGCGACCACCCAGGAGCTCCAGAGCGTCCCGTCGCGGCGCAGCCCCCGGCCGGAGAAGTGCTGCGCGGCGGTGGCCGTGATCTCCAGCCCCGCCACCCGGTGGCTCTCCTCCCAGTCCAGCTCGACGATCCGCCCGGCCGGTACGCCCCAGCGGTCCAGGTGCGCGCCCACGCCCAGGGGCACCAGGAACGGCGCCGACTGCAGGGCGGTCAGCGCCTGGACGGTCGCCATGTCGAGGTGGTCGTAGTGGTCGTGCGAGATCAGGATCGCGTCCACCGGGGGCAGTTCGTCGAGGCGTACCGGCGGCTCGTGCAGGCGGCGCGGGCCGACCAGGGCCGACGGGGAGCACCGGTCGCTCCACACCGGGTCGACCAGCACCCGGCGGCCCTCGATCTCGATCAGCGCGGAGGCGTGGCCGTACCAGACGATGTTCAGCTCACGCCCGGCGTCGGTGGCCGGGGCGGCGCCCGGGCGCGACAGCGGCACGGCGGCGCCCGGCCGGCGCTTCTGCTTGCCGAAGATCAGCTCGCGGATCAGGTTGCGGTCGGGGGTGCCGGCCATCGAACGGGAGCCGCCCGGGTTGCGGAAGGCGCCGTCGTGGAACCGGGGCGAGCGGGCGGCCCGCTCCGCGCGGGCGCCGGTGAGCCGGCCGCCGAGCGCCGCCGGCACGTCCCGGGCCACCCACGCGAGCCCGGCGAGCGCGGCCAGCCCGGCCGCTCCGCGTAGCCGCCGCCCGAGTGCCCGGTCGGGTCCCGCGCGTTCCGGTGCTGCGCCCATCGTCGTCCCTCCGCCGTGTCCCGTCGTACACGGTAGCCCGGCCACCAGGGGACCGGCGGAAGGTCGGCGGGGCCCGCCGGGACGGCGGACCCCGCACGTCGCGGGGCGGCTCAGCCGCCGTTGCTGGGCCGCTGGGCGGTCGGCCGGTGGGTGAGGCCGGTGCCGGTGAGGCGGTCCACCGAGGCCAGGAAGCGCCGGCCCATCCGGGCGCGGGCCTCGACGGCGGGATGCGTGGCGCCGTAGTCGGCCGGCTCGGCCTGCCCGTCGGCGAAGAGGGCGTACGTCAGCACGGGCGCACCGGCCGTGTCGAAGATCACCCCGGCCTCGTGCCGGGCGTCGGCGAACCAGCCGGCCTTCGTGGCGACGCGGGCCCGCTCGGTCGAGGACATCACCCGCCGGATCCCGTCGGTGTACGCGACGGGGGCGCGCAGCAGCCGCAGCACGAGCGCCGTGCCGGCCGGCGAGAGCAGCGTGCCGGCCACCAGCGCGCGCAGCAGGTCGTGGGTCTCCCGGGGGGTGCTGGTGCCGAGGAAGAACCGGTTGGGGTTGGCGACGGGCTGCACCTGCGTGTTCGGGAAGCCCTTGTCGCGCAGGATCCCGTTGAGCTCGGCGGCCGGGCAGACCAGGCCGCACAGCCGTACCGCCGTGTCGTCGGAGACGGTCAGCAGGTTGGCCAGCACGTGCCCGAGGGTCACGAAGCTCGGGTACGCCCCGTCGAGGCTGAACATGCCGTCCCCGCCGGGCACCACGATCGCCTCGGTCACCTCGACCCGCTGGTCGAGCGTCAGCAGTCCCCGGTCGACCTTGTCGAGCACCGCCACGGCGACCGCGATCTTGTTGACGCTGTACGCCTCGATGCGCCGGTCCGGCTCGTCGGACACGGCCACCACCGGGGCACCAGCCGGGTCGGCGACGCTGACGTACGCCTGCCAGTTGCCGCCCGCTGCCACCGTCTGCCGTTCGTAGATCGCGGCCACCCGGCGGGCGGCCTGCCCGGGCGTCGCCGGCGCCGGTTCGGCGACCTCGGGGGCGGCGGACGCCGGCGCGGCGGCGCCGAGCACCGTTCCCGCCGTGGCCACCGTGCCCAGTCCCAGCGCGGTCCTGCGGTTCACCCGGATAGTCAATCGTCTCTCCCGTCGTGGTGGGCCGGCCCACCACCCTAGGCGAGACGATCGACGCCGGTGATCCCGCGCGGCGCTCACGGCAGCCGGCGCCGGACGGCCGCCACGACCGGGCCGGGCAGTTCCCCGATGGCCCGCGCCACCCGCTGGAGGTCGGGCAGCCAGCCGCCGCGCACCGACGCGGCGGCCGGGTCCGGCGCGAACACCGTGCCGTCGTGCGGTGCGACCGGCCGGTCGGTCAGCCCGAGCAGTCGCATCAACGGCCCGACGAGGGCGTCGTAGACGCCCGGCAGCATGGTGAAGCCGATCCGCATGACCAGGTTGACCCGGCCCACCGACACCTCCCGGCGGGGCCGGTCGGCGCAGTCCACGATGGCCCGCGCCACCCGCTCCGGGGTGGTGACGGGCGGCGGGGGCCGGCCGGCCCGGCCGAGGTGGTTCGCGGCCCGCTGGTAGACCGGGGTGTCCACACTGCCCGGGTTGACGATGCAGACGTGCACCCCCGGGGTCTCCCGGGCCTCCTGCTGCAGGGTACGGGTCAGCCCCTGCAACCCCCACTTGCTCGCCACGTAGCCGCTCATGTAGGGCGCGGTGATGTGGCCCAGCACCGACCCGGTGAGGATCAGTGTTCCCCCGCCGTCCGCCGAGAAGCGGCGCAGCGCCACCCGGGCCACCGCGGCGGCGGCGAGCAGGTCGGTGCGCACCACCTGCTCGAAGACCCGCTCCGGGGTCTCCTCGAACCGGCCGTACGCCATCACCGCCGCCGTGTGCACCCAGACGTCGATGCCGCCGAACCGGTCGAGGGCCGCGTCGGCGAGCGCCGTCAGCGCGCCGTCGGCGGTGATGTCGGTAGGCACCTGGAGCACCTGCGCGCCCGCCGCCCGGCACTCGTCGCGCACCGCGGCGAGGGTGACGGGGGAGCGGGCGGCGAGCACGAGACGGTCCCCGCGTGCCGCGAAGGCCCGGGCCGCCGCCCGGCCGATCCCGCTGGTCGCGCCCGTCACGACCACCGTCCGGGTCACGGTGCCAGCACGACCTTGACGCAGCCGTCCTCCTTCTTCTGGAACATCTCGTACGCCTGCGGCGCCTCCGCCAGTGGCACCCGGTGGGTACGCAGGTCCATCACGCCCAGCGGGTCGTCGTCGCCGGAGAGCAGCGGGATGATCTCGTCGGTCCACCGGCGCACGTGGCACTGCCCCATCCGCAGCTGGACGCCCCGGTCGAACATCTCCATCAGGGGCATCGGGTCGACCTCGCCGCCGTAGACGCCGGAGATGGAGACCGTGCCGCCGCGGCGGACGGCCTTGAGCGCGGCCTTGAGCACGACGAGCCGGTCGACGCCCGCCTTGTCGGTCATGGTCTGCGCGAGCTTGTCCGGCAGCAGCCCGGTGGCGGCCTGGGCGAGCTTGCCGAGGGGCGCGCCGTGGGCCTCCATGCCCACCGCGTCGATGACGGCGTCGGGGCCGCGCCCGTCGACGAGGTCGATCAGCGCGCTGGGCACGTCGTCCAGTTGGCTGACGTCGAGCACCTCGATGCCGTGCCGGCGGGCCATCGCCAACCGCTCCGGCACCAGGTCCAGCCCGATGACCCGGTCCGCGCCGAGGTGCCGGCCGATGCGGGCGCAGAGCTGACCGACCGGCCCGAGCCCGAAGACGGCGAGGGTACCGCCGCGTGGGGTGTCGGCGTACTTCACCGCCTGCCAGGCGGTCGGCAGGATGTCGGACAGGTAGAGCCAGCGCTCGTCGGGCCCGGTGTCGGGCACCTTGATCGGGCCGAACTGGGCGTGCGGCACCCGCAGGTACTCCGCCTGCCCACCGGGCACCGAGCCGTAGAGCGACGTGTAGCCGAACAGCGCGGCGCCCTTGCCCTCGGCCGTCACCTGGGTGGTCTCGCACTGCGCGTACAGCTGCCGGTCGCACATCCAGCAGGAGCCGCAGGAGATGTTGAACGGCACCACCACCCGGTCGCCCGGCTTGAGCCGGGTCACCCCCGCGCCCACCTCCTCGACGATGCCCATCGGCTCGTGACCGAGGACGTCGCCGGGCTTCAGGTACGGCCCGAGCACCTCGTACAGGTGCAGGTCGGAGCCGCAGATCGCGGTCGAGGTGATCCGGACGACGGCGTCGGTCGGCTCCTCGATCCGCGGATCGGGCACCTCCTCCACCCGTACGTCCCGCTTGCCCTGCCAGGTCAGTGCCTTCATGTCCCGTCGTCCCCTCCTCGTGCCGTCCCCGGGGTTGCTACCCGCCCCCGACGACTTGAACCGGCACGGAGCGCCGAGGTGGCCGATGGCGGGCGGGTCGCGATGGCGGGGCCAGGGGCGGGTCGCGACAGCCGGGCCGGGGGCGGGTGGTTCGGGCGGCATCGAGGGCCGGGATCGCGTGGGTGACGGCCCGCAGCCGCCGCGGGGATGGTCGAAGCCGGATGCGCATGGTCGGGCGTCGTCCCCGAAGCGGCTCCGGCCCGGTGTCCGGTGGCCCGGCGTTTGGTGGCCCGGTGTCCGGTGGCCCGGTGTCCGGTGGCCCGGCGTTTGGTGGCCTGGCGTCCGGTGGCCCGGCGGTCCGATGGTGCGGCGTCCGGTGGTCTGGTGGTGCGGCGTGCGGCGTGCAGCGTGCGGCGGTCTGGTGGTCCGGTGGTCCGGTGGCTGCCTGTCGAGCTGATGTCGCAGACGACTCAGCTGATGTCGCAAACGATTCAGCTCGACAGGGCGCGAGCAGGGAGATCCGGCCGGGCGGGACAGTGGGCCGTATCGGGGCAGACCAAACTCCGTCGAAGTCGAAGTCGAAGTCGAAGTCGAAGTCGAAATCGGGGCGCGGGCGTCGCGGTGGGGAGGGGGACGGCGGGCCGGCGATCGGCAGGTGCTACGGCGAGGGTCGCCGCGATCGGGTGGGCGCTACGGCGAGGGCCGCCGCGTTGGAAGACGCGGCGGCCCTGTGCCGACCTCGCCGGCGTGAGGTGTGCGGCTCAGGAACCGGGGGTGTTGTCGCCCCGCTTCGAGGTGGCCATCAGGAAGTCGCGGTTGAGCCGGCCGATGGTGTTCAGCGGGATGCCCTTCGGGCAGACCACGGTGCACTCACCGGCGTTGGTGCAGCCGCCGAAGCCGGCCTCGTCGTGCGCGTCGACCATGCCGATCACCCGGGTGTAGCGCTCCGGCTGGCCCTGCGGCAGGAGCGAGAGCTGGGTGACCTTCGCGGCGGTGAAGAGCATGGCGGAGCCGTTCGGGCAGGCCGCCACGCAGGCGCCGCAGCCGATGCACTCCGCCGCCTCGAAGGCAGCGTCCGCGTTGGCCTTGGCGACCGGGGTCGAGTGCGCCTCGGGGGCGCTGCCGGTCGGCGCGGTGATGTAGCCGCCGGCCGCGATGATCTTGTCAAAGGCGCCCCGGTTGACCACCAGGTCCTTGATGACCGGGAAGGCCCGGGCCCGCCACGGCTCGATGTCGATCGTCTCGCCGTCGGAGAACTGCCGCATGTGCAGCTGGCAGGCGGTGGTGCCGCGCTGCGGCCCGTGCGCGTCGCCGTTGATCATCAGGCCGCACATGCCGCAGATGCCCTCGCGGCAGTCGTGGTCGAACGCCACCGGCTCCTCGCCGGCGAGGATCAGCCGCTCGTTGAGGACGTCGAGCATCTCCAGGAACGACATGTCCGGGGAGACGTCGTCGACCTTGTAGGTCACCATCCGACCCTTGTCCTCGGGGCCGGACTGGCGCCAGATGCGCAGGGTCAGGTTCACTTGTAGCTCCGCTGCGTGGGGTGGACGTATTCGAAGTTCAGGTCTTCCTTGTGCAGCACCGAGGGCTCGCCGGTGGCGGTGAACTCCCAGGCCGCCACGTACGCGAAGCGGTCGTCGTCGCGCTCCGCCTCACCGTCGGGCGTCTGGTGCTCGGCCCGGAAGTGACCGCCGCAGGACTCCTCGCGGTGCAGCGCGTCGATGCACATCAGCTCCGCCAGCTCGAAGAAGTCGGCCACCCGGCCGGCCTTCTCCAGCGACTGGTTGAGCCCCTCGCCGGTGCCCGGCACCCGGACCCGCTGCCAGAACTGCTCGCGCAGGGCGCGGATCTCGTCGATCGCCTTGCGCAGCCCGGCCTCACTGCGCTCCATGCCGCAGTGCTCCCACATGATCTGGCCCAGCTCGCGGTGGAACGAGTCCACGGTCCGGTCGCCGTCGACGGCCAGCAGCCGCTGGATCCGGTCCTCGACGTCGGCGCGGGCCTGCACGGCCGCCGGGTGCGTGGCGTCGACCTTCTCGAACGGGCCGGACGCCAGGTAGTGGGCGACGGTGTTCGGCAGCACGAAGTAGCCGTCGGCCAGACCCTGCATCAGCGCCGAGGCGCCGAGCCGGTTCGCGCCGTGGTCGGAGAAGTTCGCCTCGCCGATCACGAACAGGCCCGGGATGGACGACTGGAGGTCGTAGTCGACCCAGAGGCCGCCCATCGTGTAGTGCACGGCGGGGTAGATCCGCATCGGCACCTCGTACGGGTCCTCGCCGGTGATCCGCTCGTACATCTCGAAGAGGTTGCCGTACTTGGCCTCGATGGCCTTGCGGCCGAGCCGGTCGATCGCGTCGGAGAAGTCGAGGTAGACGCCGAGCCCCGTCTGGCCGACGCCGCGCCCCTCGTCGCAGACGTTCTTCGCGGCGCGCGACGCGATGTCGCGGGGGACCAGGTTGCCGAAGGAGGGGTAGATCCGCTCCAGGTAGTAGTCCCGCTCGTCCTCAGGGATCTCCCTCGGGCTGCGGGTGTCGCCCTTGGTCTTGGGCACCCAGACCCGGCCGTCGTTGCGCAGCGACTCGCTCATCAGGGTCAGCTTCGACTGGTGGTCGCCGGAGACCGGGATGCAGGTCGGGTGGATCTGCGTGTAGCAGGGGTTGGCGAAGTACGCGCCCTTGCGGTGGGCCCGCCAGGTGGCGGTGACGTTGCAGCCCTTGGCATTGGTGGAGAGGTAGAAGACGTTGCCGTAGCCGCCGGAGGCGAGCACGACGGCGTCCGCGAACTCGGTGGTGATCTCGCCGGTGACCATGTCCCGGACGACGATGCCGCGGGCCTTGCCGTCGACGACGATCAGCTCCAGCATCTCGTGCCGGGTGTTCATCTCCACGTTGCCGAGGCCGATCTGCCGCTCCAGCGCCTGGTACGCGCCGAGCAGCAGCTGCTGGCCCGTCTGGCCCCGGGCGTAGAAGGTGCGCTGCACCTGCGCGCCGCCGAAGGAGCGGGTGTCCAGCAGGCCGCCGTACTCGCGGGCGAACGGGACGCCCTGGGCGACGCACTGGTCGATGATGTTGACCGAGACCTCGGCCAGCCGGTGCACGTTGGACTCCCGGGAGCGGAAGTCGCCGCCCTTGACGGTGTCGTAGAAGAGGCGGTGCACCGAGTCGCCGTCGTTGCGGTAGTTCTTGGCGGCGTTGATGCCGCCCTGCGCGGCGATGGAGTGCGCCCGGCGCGGGCTGTCCTGGTAGCAGTAGGTCTTGACCCGGTAGCCCTGCTCGCCCAGCGTGGCGGCGGCCGAGCCGCCGGCCAGGCCGGTGCCGACCACGATCACGGTCATCTTGCGGCGGTTGGCCGGGTTGACCAGCTTGGCCTCGAAGCGGCGGCGTTCCCAGCGGGTCTCGATGGGGCCGTCGGGAGCCTTGGTGTCGGCGATCGGGTCGCCCTCGGTGTAGAGATCCATGTCAGGACACCAATCCGGTGAGTACGGCGAACGGGACCGCCAGGTAGCCGGCGCAGAGCACGACGGCGAATCCCAGCGCCACGGCTCGGGCCCGCCGCTCGCCGCGCGGGCTCTGCTGGCCGAGGCTGCGCAGCGCGCTGAACAGGCCGTGCCGCAGGTGGAAGCCGAGGGTGACGACCGCCAGGGTGTAGAAGAGCGTGACGTACCAGCGCTCCGGGGCGAAGTCGGCCACCACGTTGGCGTACGGCCGGCTCGGGTCGCCGACCGGGTTCAGCGTGCCGGTGGTGAGGTCCAGGATGTGGTAGATCACGAAGAGCAGGATGATCACGCCACCCCAGCGCATGGTGCGGGCCGCGTAGCTGCCCTGCACCTTCTTGCGGTGCGCGTACTGCACCGGGCGGGCGGCGCGGGCGCGCACGGCGAGGGCGGTCGCGGCCCAGATGTGGCCGAGCACCGCCGCCAGCAGCCCGATCCGCAGGATCCACAGGAACCACACGCCGGGCAGGATCGGGGCGCCGATCTCGCGCAGCCAGTGCGCGTAGTGGTCGAACGAGGTCGCCCCCGTGAAGATCTTCAGGTTGCCGAGCATGTGCGCGATGAGGAACAGCACCAGGATGATGCCCGTCACCGCCATGACGGCCTTCAGGCCGACGCTGGAGCGGATGGGCGACCGAGTTCTCGTGACTACCACGCGATCGACGCTAGGAGCACTTGATTCAGTCGTCCAATGCATCGAACTCGCAGTCTTGATAGCTATAGGCTATGTAGATGCAGCTCCATCAGCTGAAGTACTTCGTTGCGGTGGCCGAAGTACGACATTTCACCCAAGCCGCCGACATCGTGGGCATCACCCAGCCCTCGTTGAGTAAGCAAGTTCACGCCCTCGAGGACGGCCTCGGCGCCCCGCTGTTCGAGCGGGTAAGGGGCAACATCACGCTCACCGCAGCCGGTGAGGTGCTGCTGCCGCTGGCCAAGCGGATCCTCGCCGACGTCGACACCGCAACCCGCGAGGTGCAGGAGCTGGTCGGCCTGCGCCGTGGTCGGGTCCGGCTCGGCGCCACCCCCAGCCTCGCCACCTCGCTCGCCCCACCCGTGCTGCGCCGGTTCCGCGACGCCCACCCCACCATCGACCTTCGGGTGGAGGAGAGCGGCTCACAGGACCTGGTCCGCGGCCTGCTCCGCGGCGACCTCGACCTGGCACTGATCATCATGCCGGCCCAGGGCGCCGACCCGGGGCTGCGCGCCGACCCCATCCTGCGGGAGAGCCTGGTGGTCGCCTCCGTCGAGGAGCTGTCGGTGAGCCCGGAGACCGGTCAGCTGCGCGTCGCCGACCTGCGCGACCAGCCGATGGTGATGTTCCGGGAGGGCTACGACCTGCGCGACGCCACCCTCCAGGCCTGCCGGGAGGCCGGCTTCGAGCCGACCATCGCCGTCGACGGGGGCGAGATGGACGCGGTGCTGAGCTTCGTCGAGGCCGGGCTGGGCGTCGCGCTGGTCCCCGGCATCGTGGTGGCCCGGCGCCCCGGCGTGCGCGTCACCCGGCTGGCCCCACCCGGCGTCCGGCGGACCATCGCGGTCGCCCGGCGCCGCGACGTGGTGCCCACCCACGCCGGCCGGGAGCTGCGCCGGATACTGCTGGACTACGTCCGCGACGCCACCACCGGCGGGGACCTGCCGCCGGGCGTCGAGCCCCTCTGACGCCGCCGGCACGCGCCCGGCCGCACTGGTCCCACGGCGCCGGAACGCGCCGGTCCCACGCCGCCCGGCCGTGCCGTCCCAGGCCGCCCGGCCGCGCCATCCGACGCCGCCAGGTGCGCACGACGGAAGACGACCGGGCCCCGCCGGCCTGCCTACGCTGCCCGCATGGCAACGGGCAGCGCCGTGGTGATCGGCGCGAGCATGGGCGGGCTGCTGACCGCCTGCGCACTCACCGAGGCGTACGAGCGGGTCACCCTCGTGGACCGTGACCTGCTGCCCGAGCAGGCGGAGAGCCGCCGGGGCGTACCGCAGGGGCGGCAGTTGCACGTCCTGCTGACCCGGGGCCGGCAGGCGTTCGAGGAGCTGCTGCCCGGGATCTCGGCGGAGCTGAGCGCGCGGGGCGTGCCCACGGTCGACCTGCACGAGCAGGTCCACTGGTACAACAACGGCCACCGGATGCGGCGCGCGCCGTCCCCGCTGTTCGCCCTCGGGGTCAGCCGGCCGCTGCTGGAGCAGGTCGTCCGGGAGCGGGTGGCCGCCCTGCCCGGGGTTCGGATCGTGGCGGGCTGCGAGGTGGAGGGGCTGACCACCACCCTCGACCGGGGACGGGTCACCGGCGTACGGCTGCGCCTCCGCGACGGGGACCCGACCACCGTCGCCGCCGACCTCGTCGTCGACGCCGGCGGCCGGGGCACCCGCAGCCCGGTGTGGCTGGCCGAGCTGGGCTACCGGCCGGCGCCGGAGGAGCGGGTCAAGGTCGGCGTCACCTACCTCACCCGCACCTACCGGCGGGAGCCGCACCACCTGGAGGGGCTGCTCGGCGCGCTGACCAACGCCGTGCCCGGCCAGCCCCGGGGCGGCATCGTCGCCGTGCAGGAGCAGGGCCGGTTCGCGGTGGCGCTCAGCGGCATGCTCGGCGAGGAGCCGCCGGCCGACGACGAGGGGATGACCGCCTTCGCCGAGACCCTTGCCGCCCCGCAGATCGCCGACCTGCTGCGTACGGCGCGGCCGGAGAGCCCACCGGCGACGATGAAGTTCCCGGCCAGCGTGCGGCGGCGCTACGAGCGGCTGCGCCGCTTCCCGGCGGGCTACCTGGTGGTGGCCGACGCCGTGTGCAGCTTCAACCCGGTCTACGGGCAGGGCATGACGGTGGCCGCGCTGGAGGCCCTGCTGCTGCGCCGACTGCTGCGACGGCCGTCCGACCGGCTCGCCCGGCGGTTCTTCCGGGGCGCGGCCCGGCTGATCGACGGGCCGTGGTCCATCGCCGTCGGCACCGACCTGCGCTTCCCCGAGGTGCCCGGCCGCCGCTCGCCGCGGGTACGCCTGGTCAACGCGTACGTGGGCCGGCTGCACGAGGCGGCGACCCGGGACCCGGCGCTGGGCGCGGCGTTCCTGCGGGTGGTGAACCTCGTCGACCCGCCGACGCGGCTGCTCTCCCCGCCGGTGCTGTTGCGGGTGCTGCGCCGGTCGGCCTACCTGCCCTCGGCCTCGTCCATCGCCCGGTAGATCCGCTGCTCCGACACCGGGTACGGGGTGCCCAGCGCCTGGGCGAAGACGTTCACCCGCAGCTCCTCGACCATCCAGCGGATCTGCCGGACGGCCGTCGACTGCCGGCGCCCCGGCGGCAGCGCGGCGAGCATCTCCTGGTACTCCTTCTGCACCACCGCCACCCGGTCCTGCTGCTGCTTGTCGCGCTGCGGGTTGCCCGGCAGCCGGTCCAGCCGCCGCTCGATCGCGGTGAGGTAGCGCAGCAGGTCGGGCAGGCGCGCGTAGCCGGTCTCGGTGACGAAGCCCTTGTGCACCATCCCGTTCAGCTGCGCCCGGATGTCGGCCAGCGCGGCCACCACCGCCAGGTTCCGCGTGGCGCCGAGGCGCTGCTCGACCGCGTACGCGGCGGCGAGCACCCGGCGCACCCGGTCCATGATCTCGACCACGGTGTCCACCAGGTCGGCCCGGACCTTGTCCCGCAGGGCGGCGAAGCCCTCGGCGTCCCAGGCCGGGCCGCCCGCGTCGCCGATCAGCTTGTCGATGGCCGCCCCGGCCGCGTCGGAGATCAGCTCCTGCACGCCGCCGTGCGGGTTGCGGCTCAGCGCCAGCTTCGCCTCGTTGGACAGCCGCCCCTGGAGGAACTTCGCCGGCGACGGCACGGTGAGCCGCAGCAGCCGCCGCGTGCCCGCCCAGTGCGCCGCCTCCTGCTCGGCGGGCGAGTCGAAGACCTTCACCCCGACGGTGTCGCCCTCGTCGACCAGGGCCGGGTACGCGGTCACCGCGTACCCGGAGCGGACCTGCTCGATGGTGCGCGGCAGCGTGTCGATGCTCCACTCGCGCAGCCCGGTGCGGGCGACGTCGGGTGCGGCGGCGGCCACGACCTGGCGTACCTCCGCCTTGAGCTGGCGTTGCAGGGCCGGCAGGTCCTTGCCCTCGGCGACCGGCTTGTTCTCCTCGTCGAGCACCCGGAAGCGGACCCGCAGGTGCGGCGGCAGCTTCTCCGGCTCCCACGCGTCCCGAGGCACGGTGACGCCGGTCATCCGGCGCAACTGCCGGGTCAGCGCGTCCAGCAGCGGCTCCTCGCCGGCGGGCATCGCGGCCAGCGCCGCGCGCGCGAAGTCCGGCACCGGGACGAAGTTGCGGCGCACCGCCTTGGGCAGCGAGCGGATCAGCGCGATCACCAACTCCTCGCGCAGCCCGGGCACCTGCCAGTCGAAGCTCTCCGCCGGCACCTGGTTGAGCAGGGGCAGCGGGATGTCGACTGTCACGCCGTCGGTCGGGGTGCCCGGCTCGAACCGGTAGGTCAGCGGCAGCGTCACCCCGTCGGCGGACCACTCGTCGGGGTAGTCGGTCTCGTCCACGCCGGTGCGGCCGGCGTTGACCAGCAGCTCCCGGGTGAAGGTGAGCAGGTCGGGCTGCTCCCGGCGGGTCTTCTTCCACCAGGCGTCGAAGTGCCGCCCGGAGACCACGTCGGCCGGGACACGCGCGTCGTAGAAGTCGAAGACGGTCTGGTCGTCGACGAGGATGTCGCGGCGCCGGGCGCGGTGCTCCAGCTCCTCGATCTCCGCCAGCAGCCGCTGGTTGTCGGCCCAGAAGTGGTGGTGGGTCTGCCAGTCGCCCTCGACGAGGGCGTGCCGGATGAACAGCTCCCGGGACAGCGCCGGGTCGATCCGGCCGAAGTTGACCTTGCGTGAGGTGACCAGCGGGATGCCGTAGAGGGTCACCTTCTCGTAGGCCATCACGGCCGCCTGCTTCTTCTCCCAGTGCGGCTCGCTGTAGCTGCGCTTGACCAGGTGCTGGGCCAGCGGTTCGACCCACTCGGGCTCGACCCGGCCGGCGACCCGGCCCCAGAGGCGGGAGGTCTCCACCAGCTCGGCCGCCATCACCCAGCGCGGCGGTTTCTTGAACAGCGCCGAGCCGGGGAAGAGCGCGAACTTCGCGCCCCGGGCGCCCAGGTACTCGTGCTTCTGCGCGTCCTTGAGCCCGACGTGCGACAGCAGGCCAGGCAGCAGCGACTGGTGCACCTTCGGGGTGTCGATCTCCTCCGGCAGGTCCGCGCCGCCCCGGCGCCCGCCGCCGCCGTCGGCCGGTCGCCCACCAGCCTGTTCGGTGGTACGCCTCAACTGGCTGACGATGTCCTGCCACTCGCGTACCCGCAGGTAGTTGAGGTATTCGGCCTTGCACATCCGTCGGAACGCGCTGGACGACAGTTCGCGCTGCTGCTCGCGCAGGTGCCGCCACAGGTTCAGCAGCGACACGAAGTCCGACTCGCGGTCGGTGAACCGGGCGTGCGCCTGGTCGGCCTGGGCCTGCTTGTCGGCGGGCCGCTCGCGGGGGTCCTGGATGGACAGCGCGGCGGCGATCACCATCACCTCGGTGGCGCAGCCGTTGCGCTCGCCCTCGACGACCATCCGGGCCAGCCGCGGGTCGACGGGGAGCTGCGCCAGCCGCCGGCCCAGCGGGGTGAGCCGCTTCGCCGGGTCGGCCTCGGCCGGGTCCAGCGCGCCGAGCTCGTGCAGCAGGTTGACGCCGTCGGCGACGTTGCGCCGGTCCGGCGGGTCGATGAACGGGAACGCGGCGACGTCGCCGAGCCCGATGGAGGTCATCTGGAGGATGACCGAGGCGAGGTTGGTGCGCAGGATCTCCGGGTCGGTGAACTCCGGGCGGGACAGGAAGTCCTGCTCGTCGTAGAGGCGGATGCAGATGCCGTCCGAGGTGCGCC is drawn from Micromonospora sp. NBC_01740 and contains these coding sequences:
- a CDS encoding MBL fold metallo-hydrolase; this translates as MGAAPERAGPDRALGRRLRGAAGLAALAGLAWVARDVPAALGGRLTGARAERAARSPRFHDGAFRNPGGSRSMAGTPDRNLIRELIFGKQKRRPGAAVPLSRPGAAPATDAGRELNIVWYGHASALIEIEGRRVLVDPVWSDRCSPSALVGPRRLHEPPVRLDELPPVDAILISHDHYDHLDMATVQALTALQSAPFLVPLGVGAHLDRWGVPAGRIVELDWEESHRVAGLEITATAAQHFSGRGLRRDGTLWSSWVVAGAHRKVFYTGDSGYFDGYAEIGERHGPFDVTLVQIGAYDRAWPSIHMFPEEAVAAHLDLRGGLLVPVHWATFNLALHDWSEPVDRIWAEAKARDVRLAVPRPGERVVVDDPPAVDGWWQAVA
- a CDS encoding serine hydrolase, which codes for MNRRTALGLGTVATAGTVLGAAAPASAAPEVAEPAPATPGQAARRVAAIYERQTVAAGGNWQAYVSVADPAGAPVVAVSDEPDRRIEAYSVNKIAVAVAVLDKVDRGLLTLDQRVEVTEAIVVPGGDGMFSLDGAYPSFVTLGHVLANLLTVSDDTAVRLCGLVCPAAELNGILRDKGFPNTQVQPVANPNRFFLGTSTPRETHDLLRALVAGTLLSPAGTALVLRLLRAPVAYTDGIRRVMSSTERARVATKAGWFADARHEAGVIFDTAGAPVLTYALFADGQAEPADYGATHPAVEARARMGRRFLASVDRLTGTGLTHRPTAQRPSNGG
- a CDS encoding SDR family NAD(P)-dependent oxidoreductase, with the translated sequence MTRTVVVTGATSGIGRAAARAFAARGDRLVLAARSPVTLAAVRDECRAAGAQVLQVPTDITADGALTALADAALDRFGGIDVWVHTAAVMAYGRFEETPERVFEQVVRTDLLAAAAVARVALRRFSADGGGTLILTGSVLGHITAPYMSGYVASKWGLQGLTRTLQQEARETPGVHVCIVNPGSVDTPVYQRAANHLGRAGRPPPPVTTPERVARAIVDCADRPRREVSVGRVNLVMRIGFTMLPGVYDALVGPLMRLLGLTDRPVAPHDGTVFAPDPAAASVRGGWLPDLQRVARAIGELPGPVVAAVRRRLP
- a CDS encoding zinc-dependent alcohol dehydrogenase, which translates into the protein MKALTWQGKRDVRVEEVPDPRIEEPTDAVVRITSTAICGSDLHLYEVLGPYLKPGDVLGHEPMGIVEEVGAGVTRLKPGDRVVVPFNISCGSCWMCDRQLYAQCETTQVTAEGKGAALFGYTSLYGSVPGGQAEYLRVPHAQFGPIKVPDTGPDERWLYLSDILPTAWQAVKYADTPRGGTLAVFGLGPVGQLCARIGRHLGADRVIGLDLVPERLAMARRHGIEVLDVSQLDDVPSALIDLVDGRGPDAVIDAVGMEAHGAPLGKLAQAATGLLPDKLAQTMTDKAGVDRLVVLKAALKAVRRGGTVSISGVYGGEVDPMPLMEMFDRGVQLRMGQCHVRRWTDEIIPLLSGDDDPLGVMDLRTHRVPLAEAPQAYEMFQKKEDGCVKVVLAP
- a CDS encoding succinate dehydrogenase/fumarate reductase iron-sulfur subunit, giving the protein MNLTLRIWRQSGPEDKGRMVTYKVDDVSPDMSFLEMLDVLNERLILAGEEPVAFDHDCREGICGMCGLMINGDAHGPQRGTTACQLHMRQFSDGETIDIEPWRARAFPVIKDLVVNRGAFDKIIAAGGYITAPTGSAPEAHSTPVAKANADAAFEAAECIGCGACVAACPNGSAMLFTAAKVTQLSLLPQGQPERYTRVIGMVDAHDEAGFGGCTNAGECTVVCPKGIPLNTIGRLNRDFLMATSKRGDNTPGS